DNA sequence from the Clostridium kluyveri genome:
ATGTCAATGGAGGCAGACACAAGAATACACATAGATAAATGGTTGGAAAATCTCGGATGGAATTTAGAAGGAAAAGATAAAAATGTATTTTTAGAACAACCCAGAAGTGAAACCGAAAGAAAAAAGTTAAAAGGGAAACGGCCTGATTATGTACTTTATTCGCAACGAAGAGATAAACCCATAATGGTTATAGAGGCAAAGAGAAAAGGCGAAAGAGTTGATAGAGCCTTGGAACAAGGAGTAGGATATGCCAAACTATTAGGTGCTCCTATTGTTTTTGCTACTGATGGATTGTTTTGTAAGTCATATCATACAAAATTTGATAAATCGTTGCTGCTAAATGGCGAAGAAGTAGATGAATTTTTAAGAGAATTATTAGCAATACAATATTTAAATACTTATGAAGTTAATACGATTTCACCAAAGGTACAATATTCAAGACAAGAATTAATTAAAATATTTAATGATGCTAATAATATGTTAAGGGGAGAGGGACTTAGAGCAGGAATAGAAAGGTTTGGTGAATTTGCTAACATTCTCTTTTTGAAATTAATAAGTGAAAATGAGGAAAATAAGGAACTAGAAGGAGAGGAAGCTATTCTTGAAGCAAGTTTTAGATGGAAATATATTAGAGAATTGAGTACTACTGACAGGATAGATTATATAAATAATATGGTATATCCTAAAATCAATAAATTATATGGTGGAGATAATATATTCGATAAGCTTGCTATAAGGAACCCTAAAACGTTATCCCAAATAATCGATAAAATTGATCCTCTTACTTTAACAGATATTAATTCAGATGTTAAAGGGGATGCTTTTGAATATTTTTTAAAGGAATCGACTGCGTCTGGAAACGATCTTGGAGAGTATTTTACTCCGAGACATATTGTTAAGACTATGGTTAGGCTAGCTAATCCTAAAATAGGGGAAAAAGTTTATGATCCATTCTGTGGTACAGGAGGGTTATTGATAGAAAGTTTTAGACATATTTGGAATACAATGCCTAGAAATGACACTACTAAAAAGATATTGACCGAGAAAACAATTTACGGTAATGAAATTACCAATACAGCAAGAATAACAAAAATGAATATGATTTTGGCTGGAGATGGGCATAGTAATATTAAAATGGAAGATAGTTTAGCTAATCCAGTTGATGGAAGGTATGATGTGGTACTCACTAATATGCCATACTCCCAAAAAACTGATTATGCTGATTTGTATGATGTAAAATCTAATAATGGTGATAGTATTTGCGTTCAGCACTGTATGAAATCAATAAATAAAACTGCTAATGACGGAAGAATGGTAATTGTTGTTCCCGAAGGATTTTTATTCAGAAAAGATTTGGCTAAAACTAGAGAATATATGCTTAACAATTGTGAACTTCAAAGTATTATATCGCTTCCACAAGGTGTATTTTTGCCTTATACAGGAGTTAAAACTAATATTTTATATGCCACTAAAGTAAATAAAAAACATGTAAAAAAGCGTAGTAGTTATTGGTATTTTGAAGTCAAAAATGATGGTTATACTTTAGATAATCATCGTCGCAAAATTGAGGGGGATAATGATTTAAAAAGATATGAGGAATATAGAAAGCTTGATATTGATCAAAAAGAAGAGATGATTAATGTTGGATTTGATATAATATCTTTAGAAAGAATTAAAAAGAATTCGTATATACTAGTTGGAAATAGGTATAAAGATACAAATATTCAAAGACATAGTTATTACAATGTTATGTTGAAGGATATTGTAGAAATAATTGCAGGGCAGTCTCCTGAAGGTAAATATTATAATCAAAATAATGAGGGAATGCCATTTTACCAAGGAAATTCTAATTTTGGGTATATGTATATAAATCCACCTATCAAATGGACAACACAAGTAATAAAAAAAGCAGTACCTAATGATATTTTATTGTCAGTTCGTGCTCCGGTAGGAAAAATCAATATTTGTATGCATGATATATGTATTGGCAGAGGATTAATGGCTTTACGAGCATATAATAATATTAATTATAAGTTTTTGTATTATATTATGTTGGGTCTTGAATCTCATTTAAATGAAATTTCTTCTGGTAGCACATTTAAAGGTATTACTAAGGAACAAATTAGTAAATTAGTAATACCGTTATATTCTCTTGATAAGCAACAAAAAATAGTATGTGAACTGGATAGTTATCAAAATATTATCATAAATGCAAAACGTATTATGGATAGCTATAAGCCTTATGCTAATATTGATAAATATAATAAAATTAAGTTAAAAGATTTATGTATATTAATACAAAGAGGTAAAACTCCTAAATATGGAGAGTCTAATATTCAACTTATTAAATCGGGACAAGCCCGGGGTTTTTTTGATTTTGATTTTAATAAGAAGTATTATGTTTCAGATGATTTTAAAATTGATCACAGGCTTCTAAAAAAGGGAGATGTATTATTAAATTCTACAGGCGTTGGAACCGCAGGGAGGGTTACATATTTTGAATTGGATGGGGATTGTTTAGTCGATGGTCATATAACCATATTGAGACCTGATAAAGATAAAATTAATCCAAAATATTTAATGTATGCCTTAAGTATTTTTTATGGATTTGATAAAATCGAACATATGGCATCGGGATCGAGTGGAAAAATTGAATTGAATTTGAGCGTAGTAAAAGATATAGAAATACCTGTTCCGGATTTGAATATACAGAATAGAATAGTAGATGGGTTAGAAAACGAAAGAAAAATTATTATAAATCAAAAGAATGCTATTAATTTATTTACAAATAAAATCAACAATAGAGTAGATGAACTGTTTTATTAAGATCTTTAACTATGTAGATGTTTAAAAGCCCCAGGACCAACCCCAGGGCTTTCACCAATTAGAACAATAATGAGTGACTTTAAAGTATTCTTATGACATTAATTATTATAACCAACTTTAAACATTTTATAATTATCCTGCCGTCAAATCAACGTTTTTTTATTTCTGTTGTCTGAAGGGCAGAGGTACAATATATAAAAAATGTCTATCCGGGAAACTCCGAACAGGAGGCGGATGATATTGGAGTTTTACATTCAAATTAGATTCTCAGCGTTAGTACATGTCTTTGTGGTTCCTTTGAAACTGTGAGATAAACTAAAGTTATGTTTCATTATGTATTTCATTATATGCCCTGGTACCCCAAATGCCAACCATATCCAACGCCGGATAGATGGCCTTCCCTAATTCGGTCAAAGAATATTCCACGCGGGGCGGAACCTCATTATACTGCTTTCTAACAATAATCTTTTGTTTTTCCAGCTCTTGAAGATTTTTGGATAGCATAAAACTAGAGATCCCCTTTAGCCTTCTTTGCAGTTCGTTAAATCGAATAACTTCCTGCTGGTTTAATTCCCATGTAATTTGTATTTTCCATTTTCCGTTTAAGATACTCAAGGCATACTTTACAGGACATTCCTCCATACATTATCTCCTTTACTTATATTTTTATTACTTAGTAATAATATTTTCCGTACTTGATTTAATATTATCATGGAAGTACAATAAAGTCAAAAGTCAAATCAAAAAGGAAAGGATGATTTGTGATGAACACATTAGAAGCAATTAAAGCAAGAAAAAGCCAGAGGAGCTATGCGCAAAATCCCGTTGAGGAAGAAAAGATCCAGCAATTGATCTCCGCGGCCAACAATGCCCCCAAAGCGGGAATTTTACATCTATCTGTTATAGAGAATCAAAATATCCTCAAAGCTCTCAATGACCAAACC
Encoded proteins:
- a CDS encoding N-6 DNA methylase yields the protein MSMEADTRIHIDKWLENLGWNLEGKDKNVFLEQPRSETERKKLKGKRPDYVLYSQRRDKPIMVIEAKRKGERVDRALEQGVGYAKLLGAPIVFATDGLFCKSYHTKFDKSLLLNGEEVDEFLRELLAIQYLNTYEVNTISPKVQYSRQELIKIFNDANNMLRGEGLRAGIERFGEFANILFLKLISENEENKELEGEEAILEASFRWKYIRELSTTDRIDYINNMVYPKINKLYGGDNIFDKLAIRNPKTLSQIIDKIDPLTLTDINSDVKGDAFEYFLKESTASGNDLGEYFTPRHIVKTMVRLANPKIGEKVYDPFCGTGGLLIESFRHIWNTMPRNDTTKKILTEKTIYGNEITNTARITKMNMILAGDGHSNIKMEDSLANPVDGRYDVVLTNMPYSQKTDYADLYDVKSNNGDSICVQHCMKSINKTANDGRMVIVVPEGFLFRKDLAKTREYMLNNCELQSIISLPQGVFLPYTGVKTNILYATKVNKKHVKKRSSYWYFEVKNDGYTLDNHRRKIEGDNDLKRYEEYRKLDIDQKEEMINVGFDIISLERIKKNSYILVGNRYKDTNIQRHSYYNVMLKDIVEIIAGQSPEGKYYNQNNEGMPFYQGNSNFGYMYINPPIKWTTQVIKKAVPNDILLSVRAPVGKINICMHDICIGRGLMALRAYNNINYKFLYYIMLGLESHLNEISSGSTFKGITKEQISKLVIPLYSLDKQQKIVCELDSYQNIIINAKRIMDSYKPYANIDKYNKIKLKDLCILIQRGKTPKYGESNIQLIKSGQARGFFDFDFNKKYYVSDDFKIDHRLLKKGDVLLNSTGVGTAGRVTYFELDGDCLVDGHITILRPDKDKINPKYLMYALSIFYGFDKIEHMASGSSGKIELNLSVVKDIEIPVPDLNIQNRIVDGLENERKIIINQKNAINLFTNKINNRVDELFY
- a CDS encoding winged helix-turn-helix transcriptional regulator, whose amino-acid sequence is MEECPVKYALSILNGKWKIQITWELNQQEVIRFNELQRRLKGISSFMLSKNLQELEKQKIIVRKQYNEVPPRVEYSLTELGKAIYPALDMVGIWGTRAYNEIHNET